Genomic segment of Agrobacterium larrymoorei:
CCAACCTTCAGGCCGTCGAGATCAACGGTGATCGCGTCGGGAATTTCGTTTGCAGGAACGTGAGCTTCGATCGTGTGACGAACGATGTTCAGAACGCCGCCCTTCTTGATCTCGGACTTGTCGTCGTTGATGAAGTGAACCGGGATTTCAACGGTAACCGTGGAGTTGCCGGAAACGCGCAGGAAGTCCACGTGCATCGTGAAGTCACGAACCGGGTCCAGCTGGTAGTCCTTCGGCAGAACCTTGTACTTCTTGCCGTCGACGTCGATCGTTGCGATCGTCGTCATGAAGCCGCCGCCGTGGATGCGCTTGGTGATTTCGTTGGTCGAAATCGCGATAGAAATCGGGGCCTGCTTGTCACCATAGATGACAGCGGGAATCAAACCGTTGCGGCGAAGTTCACGAGAGGACCCCTTACCAACTCGTTCGCGCGCCTCGGCCTTGAGCTCATAAGTTTCTTTGCTCATGGCATTTCCTTTTCGAGGTTATATGGAGAGTTCAAACCGGCTTGCCGGACAGGAACTGGAGCGGCTTGAAAAAAGCCTACTCGACCGCGTTGCCTCCAAGGGTGTCTACACGGATGCGCGCGCTATAAGGCAAACAGGGCGCAAACGCAAGGGCAGCGGCGTTTTTACCGCCCGTTTCGCAATTTCTCTGACTGGTCGCGGTGCTTAAGGTGAGTGTGTCGCTCTTCTCAGAGATATACTTCCATACCTCACGTATAGGTCAGCATAAATATGATGATTTCAAGTTCATCGACCTTATTCATCGTCTTGTTATGTCTGGCTTAAGCTATTTTTATCCATTTCGATAAACCCGATGAAAAGAGAGCTTGGTTATAGTCGAAAATCATTATCAAGCAGGGTAGTGCAATGGCGACATTCTGGAACTGTCTGGTTGTGCAACATGACATTCGTTATGTTCTTGCAGCCTTGGTTCTATGCGCCATGGGATGTTTTCTGACCATCCACCTTTTTGCCCGCGCGCGCCAGGCCGGGCTGTTGCAGAGGCTGCACTGGCTGTTTCTCGCCGCTGTCATCAGCGGCGCTACCATGTGGTCCACCCATTTCTTTTTCATGCTGGGATATTATGTCGAGGGCGTCGTGGGGTTC
This window contains:
- a CDS encoding 50S ribosomal protein L25/general stress protein Ctc, translated to MSKETYELKAEARERVGKGSSRELRRNGLIPAVIYGDKQAPISIAISTNEITKRIHGGGFMTTIATIDVDGKKYKVLPKDYQLDPVRDFTMHVDFLRVSGNSTVTVEIPVHFINDDKSEIKKGGVLNIVRHTIEAHVPANEIPDAITVDLDGLKVGDSIHISQIKLPKNVVPTITDRDFTVATIVPPVVAVVEDEAPAAEEAPEADKSE